In Haliscomenobacter hydrossis DSM 1100, the DNA window CCGCAATCGTCAGTGCTAGTGCTGGAACCACATTCATGGATTTGATGCCCAGTTCTGCATAATGATCTTTTGAAGGCGCTAGCATTGCGCTCAAAATGGAGCAGAATCCAATGCTCAAAAGCGATACTTGAAAAAGCTATATTGACAACCTTACCACTGACTTTTTCACGGGCAAGCTGGAAAGCATTTGCTGTTTTATTGCGTCCATCATCATCAAATACCGCCCATACTTCTTCAAACGTGTCATCTTTTAGCCCATCGCGCGCTTCTTTGACCCAACAGCTAGGTTGTGATTTAATGTCATATTTTTTTTCAATGGGGTCAGCTTCATCTGGTATTGCTACTGGAATTAATTTACGCTTTGGCCTAGTAGATTTGTGCGGGGAACGAGTGGAAGATGTTTGGTTTTCATCTACTTTAGGTTTTGGTCTTATCTCTATCGCAGCCCAAATAGCTCCATCAATGGCCATCCTACGCAATAGCGAAAAATATTCAGGTTCGGTTACTTCACCTTCACATACAATGAGCATATTTCTGCGTAGCGATTGGGCTTTTCTACTCATTGGAAAAAATGGATTCGATCTCATCAATATTGGGCTGTCCACCGAACTTTCCTGCCATGTACCATTTGTCAAAGGGTATGTCTTCACGGACACCTTCGAAATCTTGCACCGAGTAAAGTTCGGTTTCTCCAAATTCATTTTTTTCGGTGATCCAGATTTGGTCGGTTCTGAATAAATCGCGATCCAATAGAGTCACTTCGTGGGTAGCAAAAATGAGTTGGGCATTGTGAGGGTTGGATTTAGGGTGAGTGAAAAGTTTAACCAAGAATTTGACAAGTTTTGGGTGCAAGCTATTGTCTAATTCGTCGAAGATTAGAATCCCTCCTCTTTCAAGTTTTTCAAGAATTAGCCCACCTCGCCAGAAAAGAGCCTTAGTGCCTTCAGATTCTTCATCAAAATCAAGTTCTTTAAGGCCTACCTCCTTCCCTTCTTTGTAGTGTTTGTGCAAACCAAATATTGAGGCTGTTTTTGTGCGGGTTAATTCCCCTAAATACTCTCCATTTTCATTGAATGCCGAAGATG includes these proteins:
- a CDS encoding RloB family protein encodes the protein MSRKAQSLRRNMLIVCEGEVTEPEYFSLLRRMAIDGAIWAAIEIRPKPKVDENQTSSTRSPHKSTRPKRKLIPVAIPDEADPIEKKYDIKSQPSCWVKEARDGLKDDTFEEVWAVFDDDGRNKTANAFQLAREKVSGKVVNIAFSSIAFEHWILLHFERNASAFKRSLCRTGHQIHECGSSTSTDDCGGTHCLIGYLRHNHYLVPNSSTKKPGEISALFESLTESNNRWIAYANAAWLRHVVPHDPLKPYLVNPFSNVDLLVQRLLGEEQEIVWGAFDQAFIWQEIEFKASVSNKILVISLKNLSISTRLINGSDIPIFFSTVTQNMTLIPQISVVLAPNEHREIVQALEESTEVLVQICSKGVKLFVG